Proteins encoded together in one Falco biarmicus isolate bFalBia1 chromosome 4, bFalBia1.pri, whole genome shotgun sequence window:
- the WIPF3 gene encoding LOW QUALITY PROTEIN: WAS/WASL-interacting protein family member 3 (The sequence of the model RefSeq protein was modified relative to this genomic sequence to represent the inferred CDS: deleted 2 bases in 2 codons), whose protein sequence is MPVPPPPPPPPPPPPPSGGPPPPPPLASSEVPKLRKEDQKARNALLADIQQGTRLRKVTQINDRSAPQIEKPKGTDRDGVNPVTNKGGSQQPLGGLFAGGFPVLRPAGQRDMAGGRTGQLAGVRAAAPKPSAAPSSSAAKPSSNAPHPADGPRAAAPPEPPGTARAGPGPSPGPGPSPGPGPGRPSLPAPPPPPPAASKPSLTFPPPPPLPPPAERPAKGGSPSAAPPLPPPQADKLTKFQAGAPPPPPPSPSPAPRAPLRVPSIGREGLPPPPPRPPPPPPQPLPHPQSSNRLSFPPSPAFSSADVPPPLPPKSPHLLSQLHKPSSIQSLPLPPTPGLPQPPALAEPRKRRPCRGAGTGAGKLVTPPQPPARSPTTELTSKSGASAWATAHDPYPPLKNGNMHIIDDFESKFTFHSVEDFPPPDEFKPFQKIYPSKIARDPSKNPPLRTHVR, encoded by the exons ATGCCTGTGCCgccaccgccaccaccacctccccctcCACCACCGCCTTCTGGAGGgccccctccaccaccacctctg GCGAGTTCAGAGGTACCAAAACTGCGAAAGGAAGACCAAAAAGCACGAAATGCGCTCTTAGCTGATATCCAGCAGGGAACTCGCTTAAGAAAAGTGACTCAAATCAACGATCGCAGTGCACCACAGATTGAAA AACCCAAAGGAACTGACAGAGATGGAGTTAATCCGGTCACTAATAAAGGCGGCTCTCAGCAGCCTCTGGGAGGTTTATTTGCTGGTGGCTTTCCTGTTCTCAGACCGGCAGGCCAGAGAGACATGGCAG GTGGGAGGACCGGGCAGCTTGCTGGGGTCCGAGCGGCCGCTCCTAAGCCCTCCGCCGCACCCAGCAGCAGCGCCGCAAAGCCGAGCAGTAACGCGCCGCACCCCGCCGACGGACCGAGGGCAGCTGCCCCGCCGGAGCCCCCCGGCAccgcccgggccggccccggccccagccccggccccggccccagccccggccccggccccggccggcccagcctgcccgctcccccgcccccg ccccccgctgCCAGCAAACCTTCCCTCactttccccccg cccccccctctcccccctccagCCGAGCGCCCTGCCAAGGGGGGGTCCCCCAGCGCTGCTCCTCCGCTCCCCCCTCCTCAGGCTGACAAGCTCACCAAGTTTCAAGCGGgcgctccccccccgccccccccctccccctcccctgcccctcgTGCCCCCCTGCGGGTTCCCTCCATCGGAAGGGAGggactgcccccccccccaccccgcccccccccgccccctccccagccactcCCGCACCCCCAGAGCTCCAACAGgctctccttcccaccctcccccGCCTTCAGCAGCGCTGACGTgccgcccccgctgccccccaaGTCTCCCCACCTGCTGTCGCAGCTCCATAAGCCCAGCAGCATTCAGTCGCTGCcgctccctcccacccccggcctgccgcagccccccgccctgGCGGAGCCCAGGAAGAGGAGACCCTGCCGGGGCGCAG GAACTGGTGCTGGGAAGCTAGTCACACCTCCGCAGCCACCAGCAAGATCACCAACAACTGAACTTACGAGCAAGTCTGGAGCCTCAGCCTGGGCTACGGCTCATGACCCCTACCCAccactgaaaaatggaaatatgcaCATCATTG ATGACTTTGAATCTAAATTTACTTTCCATTCTGTGGAAGATTTCCCCCCGCCTGATGAATTCAagccatttcagaaaatatatcCCAGCAAGATAGCTAGAG